In a single window of the Anguilla rostrata isolate EN2019 chromosome 6, ASM1855537v3, whole genome shotgun sequence genome:
- the nup43 gene encoding nucleoporin Nup43: MDCINAKYVSQKISKTRWRPVSSASLHLPDIFATGSWDNEDNKVSIWSIGEHGVSSMDDEFEGDPQLLCDYKHNGDVLDLQFLDQERIVTASSTGAVTIFRHHQNSQTMSMAHQWDRAHHYPCDDAPCTGLVCHSPEIVTVGEDGRVNLFRADHKGILRTIENADSSTIHAVTFLRTTEVLTVNSFGQLKLWDLRQQGNEPSHILSLTGNRVPLHCVDRHPNQQHIVATGGQDGMLCLWDVRQGTMPLSMMEAHSAEMWEVHFHPSNTDHLFTCSEDGSLLHWESSTSSSVPSFLQGGRNTSVMSRSAVAPGDGNLSLTSGWLSGDSSKGHLETTHMLPSQTLSVNSLDVLDQCLVCGTDGEAIYINRQVPL, translated from the exons ATGGATTGTATTAACGCCAAATATGTCTCTCaaaaaatcagcaaaacaaGATGGAGACCGGTCTCTTCTGCATCCCTACATCTGCCCGACATATTCGCTACAGGGTCATGGGACAACGAG gatAACAAAGTTTCAATCTGGTCTATTGGAGAGCATGGAGTCTCTAGCATGGACGATGAGTTTGAAGGAGATCCTCAGTTACTTTGCGACTATAAGCATAACGGAGATGTACTGGACCTTCAA TTTCTGGACCAAGAGAGAATCGTTACAGCCTCCTCAACTGGAGCAGTGACTATCTTTCGTCACCATCAAAATAGCCAG ACCATGTCTATGGCACATCAGTGGGATAGGGCTCACCACTACCCTTGTGACGATGCTCCATGCACAGGGTTGGTATGCCACAGCCCTGAAATTGTGACGGTTGGGGAAGATGGGAGGGTCAATCTCTTCCGGGCGGACCACAAAGGAATCCTGCGTACTATCG AGAATGCCGACAGCAGTACAATCCATGCTGTGACTTTCCTGAGAACAACAGAGGTCCTCACTGTCAATTCCTTTGGTCAGCTGAAACTGTGGGACCTCAGGCAACAGGGCAATGAACCCTCACATATCCTTTCCCT GACTGGGAATAGAGTTCCTCTACACTGTGTGGACCGACATCCCAACCAGCAGCACATTGTGGCAACGGGGGGGCAGGACGGAATGCTCTGCCTGTGGGATGTGAGACAGGGAACTATGCCCTTGTCCATGATGGAGGCACATTCTGCTGAAA TGTGGGAAGTCCACTTCCATCCATCGAACACAGACCATTTGTTCACGTGCTCAGAGGACGGCTCCTTGTTGCATTGGGAAAGTTCCACTAGTTCCTCGGTGCCATCCTTCTTACAAG GTGGTCGAAACACCAGCGTCATGTCTCGCAGTGCAGTTGCTCCAGGCGATGGGAACCTGTCCCTGACCAGTGGTTGGTTGAGTGGAGACTCCAGTAAGGGCCATCTGGAGACTACACACATGTTGCCAAGCCAGACCCTGTCCGTGAACAGTCTGGATGTGCTGGACCAGTGTCTTGTCTGTGGAACTGACGGAGAGGCCATATACATCAACAGACAGGTTCCACTGTAG